Genomic segment of Anguilla rostrata isolate EN2019 chromosome 13, ASM1855537v3, whole genome shotgun sequence:
ccaACGCAGCGTCCCTCCGCCCCTCTAACGCAGTGTTCCTCCACCTCCCCAACACAGCGTTCACCGCTCTAACGCAGTGTTCTCTGCTCTAACGCGGTGCTCTGTCCCTAACGGTGGTCCTGTTCGCTCCTGTTGGCTCTCTCTCCAGGGGGCTGAAGACTCAGCTGGTGCCCGTGCTGGCCAACATCCTGGAGGCCGACCAGGAGAAGTGTTGGGGCTTCGACCAGTTTTTCGCCGAAACCACGGGCATCCTCCACCGCGTGACCGTACACGTGTTCTCTCTGCAACAGGCCACCGCTCACCACATCTACATCCACTACTACAACACGTGAGTCACACGTGCACTACAACACGAGAGTCATACGTGCTCTACAACACGTGAGTCATACGTGCACTACAACACGTGAGTCATACGTGCACTACAACACGAGAGTCACACGTGCACTACAACACGAGAGTCATACGTGCACTACAACACGAGAGTCATACGTGCACTACAACACGAGAGTCACACGTGCACTACAACACGAGAGTCATACGTGCACTACAACACGAGAGTCACACGTGCACTACAACACGAGTCACACGTGCACTACAACACGAGAGTCATACGTGCACTACAACACGAGAGTCATACGTGCACTACAACACGTGCAGGTCAACGTGCACTACAACACGAGAGTCACACGTGCACTACAACACGTGAGTCATACGTGCACTACAACACGTGAGTCATACGTGCACTACAACACGTGAGTCATACGTGCACTACAACACGAGAGTCATACGTGCACTACAACACGTGAGTCACACGTGCACTACAACACGTGAGTCATACGTGCACTACAACACGTGAGTCACACGTGCACTACAACACGAGAGTCATACGTACACTACAACACGAGAGTCATACGTGCTCTACAACACGTGAGTCTTTTTTAAACTATGACAACAGGAGTCTATACAGGAGTCCTACTGTAACGTAAGTCTTTAGATCCACATCAGTAAGTTAAACGTATGAGTCTTTACAGAGAGTCAGTGTTCGTTGTTGGGTTTTTGGGGGTAACttcctcccccatccctcctcttcctcagggcCTCCATCTTTTTTAAGGAGGTGCAGAAGCAGACGGGCCTGGTTCCGGAGCTGCAGCAGTACATGTTCCACGGGCACGAgctcctcctcccaccctccaTGCAGGTGGTGAGCTTCCCGCCCACCAGCCCCGACCgccccctcttcctcatcaGCAAGCAGCCCGAGAAGACGATAGGGCTGCTCCGCAGGGAGCGTAAGTTCcctacagcgccccctctggacagactgcagactgcagcctctcttgtgcgtgtgtgcacgcgtatgcatgtgtatgtgtgtgtctgtgtgtctgtgtgcgtgtgtacgtgtgtgtgtgtgaatgcgttgtgtgtgtgtgtgtgttgtttgtgtgtttgcatgtgtgtgtgtgtgtgtgttgtttgtgtgtttgcatgtgtgtgcgtgtgtgtgtgtgtatgtgaatgcattgtgtgtgcgtgtgtgtgttgtttctgtgtttgcgtgtgtgtgcgtgtgtgttgttgcttttctgtgttgtgttgttgtggtgtgtgtgtgtgtatgtgaatgcgttgtgtgtgttgtgtgtgtgttgtgtgtgtgtgtgttgtgtcgttgtgtgtgtgtgtgtgtgtgtgttgtgtgtgtgtggtgtgtggtgtgttgtgtggttgtggtgttttgtgtgtgtgtgtgttgtgtgtgtgtgtgtgcgtgtgtttacgtgtgtgtgtgtgtgtgtgtgtgtgtgtgtatgcgttgtgtgtgtgtgtgtgtgtgtgtgtgtgtgtgtgtgtgtgcgtgcgtgcgtgcgtgcgcgtgcgtgtgtgtgtgtgtgtttgtgtttcgttgtgttggtgtgtgtgtatgtgaatgcgttgtgtgtgcgtgtgtgtgtgttgtttctgtgtttgcgtgtgtgtgcgtgtgtgtgtatgtgaatgcgttgtgtgtgcgtgtgtgtgttgtttgtgtgtgtgcgtgtgtgtgtgtgtgtgtgtgtgtgtgtgcgtgcatgtgtgtgtgtgtgcgtgtatatgtgtgggcgtgcgtgcgtgcgtgtgtttgtgtgtgtgtgtgtgtgtgttgtgtgtgtgttgttgtgtgtgtgtgtgtgtgtgtgtgtgttgtgtgtgtatgtgaatgcgttgtgtgtgtgttgtttgtgtgtgtgtgtgcgtgtgttgtttgtgtgtgtgtgtgtgtgttgttgtgtgtgtttggtgtatgcgttgtgtgtgtgtgttgtgtgtgtgtgtgtttgtgtgtgtgtgtgttgttgtgtgtgtgtgtgtgtgtgtgtgatgagtggtgtttgtgtgtgtgtgtgtgttttgtgtgtgtgtgtgtgtgtttgtgtgtgtggtgtgcgtgtgtgtgttttgtgtgtgtgtgtgtgtgtgtggtgtgtgtgttgtgtgtgtgtgtgtgtgtgtgtgtgtgtgtgtgtgtgtgttgtgcgcgtgtgtgtgagtgtgagtgatgcgttgtgtgtgtgtttgtgtgtgcgtgtgtgtgtgtgtttgtgtgtggtgtgtggtgtgtgtgtgttgttgtgtgtgtgtgtgtgtgggtggtgagtgagtgtgtgtttgtggtgtgtgtgtgtgtgtgtgtgtgtgttttgtgtgtgtgcgtgtgcgtgtgtgtgttgtttgtgtgtgtgtgtgtgtgtgtgtgagtgtgtgtttgtgtgtgtgtgtgtgtgtgtgtgtgtgtgtgtgtgtgtgtgtgtttgtgcgtgtgtgtgtgtgagtgtgagtgaatgcgttgtgtgtgtgtgttctgtgtgtgtgcgtgtgtgtgtgttgtttgtgtgtgcgtgtgtgtgtgtttgtttgtgtgtgtgtgtgtgtgtgtgtgtgtgtgcgcgtgtgtttgtgtgtgcgtgtgtgtgtgtgtgtgtgtgtgaatgagtgtgtgtgtttgtgtgtgtgtaaatgagtgtgtgtgtgtgtgtgtgtgtgtgtgtgtgtgttgtgtgtgtgtgtgtgtgtgttgtttgtgtgtgtgtgtgtttgcgtgtgtgcgtgtgtgtgtgtgtgtgtgtgcgtgtgtttgcgtgtgagtgtgtgtgtgtgttgtgttgtgtgtgtgtgtgttgtgttgtgtgtgtgtttgtgcgtgtgtgtgtgtgtgtgtgtgtgttgtttgtgtgtgtgtgtgtttgcgtgtgtgcgtgtgtgtgtgtgtgtgtgtgtgcgtgtgtttgcgtgtgagtgtgtgtgtgtgtgttgtgtgtgtgtgtgtgtggataagAGCAGTGATctcaggcccctccctctctgtctcctcagcGGCTGAGACTCCGCCCATGCCCACTAAGTTTGACGTGGCGGCAGACCTCTCCTTCTCTAAGGTGGGTACGAGGGTGAgccgcttcctctctctcctcctgctgccgCAGAATCCTGCAGCGTCTGTCTCTGCTGTCTCCTCCAGGCCACCGTAGGTGTGATCCACCAGTACCTGAGAATCGCGCGCTCCTCACAGAAGCACCAGGAGCTCATTCTGCAGGGGTATTACAGCTACTTGTGAGTACGGGCGGCTTCAGGAGAACGTGCTGCCTGGAGGTGCTTTCATTCGTACCTGACTTACTTTCTTCACTCAGTTCTTAGTTCAGTATCGCCCCATGTCTCAGTAACACACACAATCCTTTTGTTAGTAGACTGCTCAGAACACTCCTCCTTTAAGGTGAGAATCACGCAGCTGAATTGTTCATATGTGCTGATTATTCGGTGgccagagggggggagagatttGTTTATTGGTCCAGCGTGTTGGGGCGAATGAAGGGTGAAGCTTTTCTGTGGACATAAAGAACTCAGCTGCATGCTTCAGGGATGGACCTGTCACTCCAGAGCTACGTTAGTCTTTCCAGGTTTTAACAGATGCAGGTGAGCAATCCGAGaggctgccacctgctggtgagTTCTGGTCAGTGCGCTAGCCTGCCTTTGGAAAGCCGGGGGTGTGGCTCAGACTGCTCGCCATCATGGGCACTGTTTGCCGTGTGTCTCTGATGTTCCGGGCTCAGCACAGATGGTCAGCTGTTTTTGAAAAGCAGACAGATTTGTgccctaatccccccccccccgctggtcTGGGCTGCAGTGAGAATCTCCGTATGGAGTGCGTTCAGGCTGAGCACAAGGTCAGCGTGGTCAACATCAAGCTCATCGGCTGCATGAAGAGCGAGGAGAAACTGCACAAgctgtgagtgtctgtctgacccccacctcccccacccccaacccctcaccccccacctaCCTCCCCGCTGTCCTTCGGGTTAAACTCACACCTCAGAAAGCAACCACAGGTTCCTGTGTGGCACTGAAACCCAGGGAAGGTCTTTGGTTGGACATCGTAAAGGAGAAGGTATTCAGAATGATGTGGTTTTTAGGGTGTCATTTCTTTCTCAGTAATTTCAGCCCTACTTCTCTGTCCCGTAGGAACATTATTGGAATGAAAGTGTGCCACATGGTTTTGATGGCACAGACAATGGCGTTTGTGATTAATTTTAGGGTATGGAAGTCACATGAGTCATAAGTGTAGGTTTACTGTAGCGTGTGGTTATCACTGTACAGCTGCACCAAATCACCTGTACGTGGTGCATGCTGTCATCTCAAAAGCGGATCTCAAAAAGCAGGTTTTAAAGTTTCTTATTCAGCCAACCAATCACTGCCCCTGGGTTCAGTCGTCTCACCAAACAGCTGTAGTGTAGGCGCCTCAGAACTGATTTCTGCAGTGTGaataaataaccccccccccccccttcctttcagGAGTCAGGCCTCGGAAGAGCTGCTGGACCTCACAGAAGATGGGAGGAAGTTCAGACAGGTGAGAACATGGAGCTGAAGTGTTGatatgggggtggggagggttgaGTCTGGTTTGCTCTGTAATTCTGGGGAATTGTGGGTGAGCGGTGTTCAGACTCCTCCTCCTGAAGCTGGGCTTCCGCTCTGCAGATCCCGGAGAGCCTGGCGGTCTACGCCAGGAGGATCCAGGAGTTTAAGAACAAGCTGGACCAGCTGCACACCGAGCTGTCCCGCAGGGCCGAGGTGCTGGCAGAGGACAAGAGGTGGGCACCGGGCAGCGGGCTGCGGGCATCAGGCACAGGGCAGCGGGCATTGGGCACAGGGCACCGAGGACCTAGCAGCGGGCATCGGGCACAGGGCAGCGGGCATTAGGCACAGGGCAGTGGGCGCCGGGCACTGGGCAGTGGGCGCCGGGCACAGGGCACAGCGCAGTGGGCACAGGGCAGTGGGCACAGGGCAGCGGGTACAGGGCAGTGGGCATCGGGAACAGGGCAGTGGGCATCGGGCACCGGGGCGTGTCCTTGCACTTGAGTAGCACTGTAACGTGAggcctggctgtctgtctgtccttcatCATGATTAGTGCACAATTTCCACagttattcttttaaaaatgaggtcactggagccattttgatttcataATTCTGCTGATGCTCTCGTGAGTAGGGTCAGATTACAGGGACTGATCTGGTGAAGGATCCCGGGTGAATTATTCTGCTGTTTAACTGGGCTGTTGGACACAAAAGCTGCTTTTTCAGTAACAAAATGAGCGTATTGACCGTTAATGGACCCGGTGcctcctgacctttgacctttccgTTGGTGCAGTACCCAGAAGATGGCGTTCCTGCTGGAGAAGATCACAGAGGTGCACCAGCAGTACAAAAAGGACCGCTCGATGGGGAGTaagtctgcctctctctcattggctgcgCTCATAGCTGTCAGGCTAAGATGGACGCTCACTATGTAAAGCTTGTGAAATATCGCATGAGAGTTCAGCAGAAAAGGATCAACGACCCGCTTCTGTCAgggaggatgctgggataggtttTGATGAGATGACAGCTGGATTAGTTCTGCTCGTTGTTTGCACTGTAAGAAAACCATCCTGCTGTGCATTATGGGAGCAGAAGGAAATGAGTATTTCAGACCGTGAAGGGCAGCAGCAGTTCTAGCCGTGCTCTGCTGGACTGATACTGGCAGATACAGCCCTCAGGAGACCCCACTGCTGAAAGTCAGCTTCTAAAAGGACAGACAGTAAGGGGCGAGAACTCGTTTGTGAAAAGGCTGTGGCTTCCATCCTGAAGGCGTTACGTCTAACTCTGCTTTCCGTCCTAGAGCTCAACTACAATGAGGAACAGATTCACAAGTTTGAAAAGTAAGAAGCTTGGCTGCGTTATTGCGTTATTGTGTTATTGCATTGTTGCGTTATTGTGTTATTGCGTTGTTGCGTTATTGTGTTATTGCGTTATTGCGTTGTGCTTCTCCCGCTCGTACCCACGCTGTTGTGCGTTTGTCTCCGCAGGATTAACCTCTCCAGCAACATTAAAAAGGTGAAGTTGCTCCTGAGGGAGGAGAGCTTGCAGAAATACCGGGATGTTCTGGCGTTAGCTGGGTCCTGGACCAGGTGAGCGTTTGACCTGCGCAGCGTTGTGTGTGATTACTGTCCCTGTGCAGGACACACAGTTTTGTGGGGTACCTGTGGGGACGCGGGGCTCAGTGCGCTGTGGGGACGTGGGGCTGCTGGAGGGGCTGATCTGCCGGGTTTGTGGGGTACCTGTGGGGACGCGGGGCTCAGTGCGCTGTGGGGACGCGGGGCTGCTGGAGGGGCTGATTTGCTTTCCTCATGTCCGCAGCGTTCTGCACGAGATCCAGTCCCAGCTCAGGGACTTCGGCAATTCTTTACTTCAGCTGGTCGGTCACCTGCAAGAGTACGAGGAGCAGCAgagcaaggtgtgtgtgtgtgtgtgtgtgtgtgtgtgtgtgtgtgtgtgtgattgtgtgtgtgtgtgtgtgtgcgtgtgcgtgtgcgcgtgtgtgtgtgcgtgagtgtgtgtgtgattgtgtgagagtgtgtgtgtgtgcgtgtgtgtgtgcgtgagtgtgtgtgtgattgtgtgtgcgtgtgattgtgtgtgtgtgtgtgtgtgagtgtgtgtgtgcatgtgctcacTTTCCCTGAACACTGAATGGTAATCAAGGCCTCAACTCATAAACCTAAACCAGTATTAACCCTGCATGCTGAGAATGTGTTTGAGGACAGTCTGTAAGGCTGTAGTTTGTATTGCTCATGTTTATGAGTGTAATTGTAAAATTTGGTACCTGTTCGTACCTTTCATACCCGTTTGTACCTGTTCATACTTGTGCATCCCTGTTGATACCTGTCCTCACCTGTCCTCCCAGGACCTGGACGCAGTCCTCCTCAGTTTCCAGCACGGGATGGGGAGGTTACAGATCACAGACGGACGGAAGGACAAGGATCACATGATCCACAGGTGGGCGGATGGGTGCCTGTAagggacacacagagctgccaGATGTCTGCTTACGGGCTCACTGGCTGTAGTGTGGCGCCAGAGCTCAGCACTGgggaaagaatgaatgaatggatgaatggcATGTGATCCCATTTTTACGGTCAGGTGTGTAATAAAGAGTCATTTATTCACGGCTGTCTCTAGAGGATCCATGTGCCAGATACTGCCCTGCAGCCACATTCTGGGCTCTGTAATAAATTGAGAGAGCGGATTGTGTTGGGTAGTTTTGATACTGGGTGGATCGTGTTGGGTaattttgagactgagtggatTGTGTTGGGTaattttgagactgagtggatTGTGTTGGGTAGTTTTGAGACTGAGTGTATTGTGTTAGGTATTTTTCAGGCTGAGTGGACTGTGTTGGGTggttttgagactgagtggatTGTGTTGGGTGCTTTTCAGGCTGAGTGGATTGTGTTGGGTGGTTTTGATACTGGGTGGATTGTTTTGGGTagttttgagactgagtggatTGTGTTGGGTGGTTGTGAGACTGAGCAGATTGTGTTGGGTATTTTTGAGACTCAGTCGATCGTGTTGGATAATTTTGAGACTGAGTCGATCGTGTTGGGTAATTTTCAGGCTGAGTGGATTGTGTTGGGTGATTTTCAGGCTGAGTGGATTGTGTTGGGTGGTTTTCAGGCTGAGTGGATTGTGTTGGGTggttttgagactgagtggatTGTGTTGGGTgattttgagactgagtggatTGTGTTGGGTAGTTTTGAGACTGAGTGTATTGTGTTAGGTATTTTTCAGGCTGAGTGGATTGTGTTGGGTggttttgagactgagtggatTGTGTTGGGTGATTTTCGGGCTGAGTGGATTGTGTTGGGTGGTTTTGATACTGGGTGGATTGTGTTGGGTagttttgagactgagtggatTGTGTTGGGTGGTTGTGAGACTGAGCAGATTGTGTTGGGTACTTTTGAGACTCAGTCGATCGTGTTGGGTAATTTTGAGACTCAGTCGATCGTGTTGGATAATTTTGAGACTGAGTGTATTGTGTTGGGTGATTTTCAGGCTGAGTGGATTGTGTTGGGTGGTTTTCAGGCTGAGTGGATTGTGTTGGGTggttttgagactgagtggatTGTGTTGGGTGATTTTGAGATTGAgtgggttgtgttgtgtgttttaggATGAACAGGCTGAAGGAGGAGATGGAGTCTGTTGCTCAGGAACTGCAGTACAATAATAGCATCATCGAGAGGTACCGTAGCCACGCTCACAGTGCTAACGCTCAGTtagcattacagcacatttaataCTGCAGCCACACTCACAGTGCTAATGCTCTGCTagcattacagaacatttaatACTGCAGCCTCACTCACAGTGCTAACGCTCTGTtagcattacagcacatttaataCTGCAGCCTCACTCACAGTGCTAACGCTCTGTtagcattacagcacatttaataCTGCAGCCTCACTCACAGTGCTAACGCTCTGTtagcattacagcacatttaataCTGCAGCCTCACTCACAGTGCTAACGCTCTGTtagcattacagcacatttaataCTGCAGCCTCACTCACAGTGCTAACGCTCAGTTagcattacagaacatttaatACTGCAGCCTCACTCACAGTGCTAATGCTCAGGACTGAGTGCgagaaccactgctttaacATACCTTTTCACGGAGGTGTTGATGGGAGATGAAGTCCAGAGCAGTGTACTAATAAATCTCTCGCTATGGACTACACCTCCCATCATGCTTCAGAACTTTGGCACAGTTGTTTAGTTGGTGACCTCACCCATTCTTATACTGTTGCAGAAAAGCCAGCCCGTTGCCATGTACTGGGTCCCACTCAGCTGTCTGTGATGTAGGAGCTCCCTCCGTCAGCTGAGGATCTGAGCATAGCTCTCCCGCTGAACTTGCACgggttgcagtttttttttttggaagtgctGTTAGCGTTGTTCCATCTGTCAGCTGTGTGATTAGGACTTACTGTGGATAACCAGTGTGTGATCTTGTCTTTGCAGCCTGGGGTCAATGAACACTGGTCCAGGGATCTGATTGGCCGCCAAGTGGATTCTGGAGGGAGTCTTTCAGTGTTTGGAACAGGGTGGTGCACACTTTTGGAATCAGAgcactttttattttgggagTCAGGGTATGAGCAGAAATCTCAGGTGCTCTGAGTTCACTTGAATATACACGTCTCTTTGTTTTGCCAACAAGGCATATGTGTGCTCGCACTGGTCCTTTAAATTAAGAGTGGATTCTTCAggattttaaccttttttttttttttttttttttgaacctcTGCAATTTTAGAGGCCATTGACCTTGTAGGCCTTGTGTTTATACAATAGCAGCAGTTGTGTAGGGTAGACTGTCGAGGCAGGTCCAGTACAACACACATCGATGtgtataaactgtattttaGCTGCCCATATGGCTTACTCGTTGCTCAGTCACACATGTAGTGTTCCCACTGAATGGACGTCTGAAAGCTGCCACTCACACTATTAATGTCATTTTGAGAATTAGCCGCGCGCCTGTAAGTGCTGTATGGATCGTCAGAAGAGTTCGTTCAGTACAGGTgtgctggttgccatggtgagcaGAACATCGGAGTCCCCTGGTTTACGGTGCGGTTTGCGGCTCCGTGTCTGCCCCGCCCCGTCTCCGTGGAGTTCGGGAATGCGGCATTTATCGTTTCTTGGTTTGGTTCTGTTCTGTGCACTTTCGCCCATGATATGCATGCTCCAAAGCAGGCACTGGACTGGAATGAATTTGAGggatattttccagaaaaacctTTGTCTTCACTTTTGCCATTTAAACATCCACTGGAGTTTaaattagtttgttttcttCTATGTTTCTTGAGTATGTGATTTTTAGTGAGCGGCAGTACATGTGCTTTGTTAGGCTTCTGCAGCGTATCACACCAAGGACTGTAGACTGGATATtgagaaatattttgtgttgttcATGGATAAAATGTATATTGCACTGTAATGAACAAGTACCATGAAATTCTTTCTTGGTATTAAatgaatgagtaaataaataaataatcatgttAGACCACATGATTAAGGGATTAAAAATGAAGCTTTGTGTTTATAACAGCTGGTCAACTAGGATGGTGCATTGTAGACTTTCATTGGTATGTTAATAGATTTTTTGTCCAAGAATGTGATGGAATAACGAATTGCTTTGGGGGaaactataaatataaatactgtacatctcAGTGTCTGAGTCTGAGTGGCTGTTTTTGGAAACATGTTTTGCTCTCGATTAATTCTCAGCCCAGCCAAAATCGAGCTGCTGAACATTAAATGCAGCGTCTGTCCGTCTTATGAAAACGTGTCGAGGCAGTTCATCTCATTCAGCTCTTAAAACATCCAGAACTCTGATCTCAGATGAACATGTCCGCGAATATTGAGTTTAACAAGGATGAAAGTAGCCTACGTCACATTCAAAGGGATGTCCACAAAGCGCGTAAAACGACGTTACTGGTGTGAAAGAGAAAGTATCGTGCAGAAGAATGCGGGGGAATTCCTGTCGTAGTTGGGGGGACTACCAGATAAAAGAGAACACCCCGCCTTGTGGTTTGCACGAACGCGTATTTTCACATGGAAATTTGTTACCTTTCCTCTAAGCGGTGAAGTTCTGGTCATAGAAGTAAACGGGACTTGTATGtttacatattttgaaaataacacatttctaaCATCAcgaatatgcaaataaaactgtGTTCGAAAGTaatactgatttttttcttcatcgaTTTGTGTATGTCCAGAGTTTACAACTCCCACCGCTTAAATGTTGGTTCATTTGTAGACATTAAAGCCGTCGAAATAAATTTATTCAGCAGGTGTTGGGTGCTTAACTGcgtgtattttcaaatgcagttcgtatgtttttgtgacattttgcGATGGTTTATTCATTACATAAAGTATATATAGAATAAATCCATATTTATAACCGCTTATTaattgtgtttcattttgaattgtatttcattttctcgcttgtttttgtttaatattatgcgGATATTGGCACTGATTCGGTCGATGTATGCTACTTAGAAAAATTAATCcgttcattttaaattaagctcATCATTATTAATACCTTAATTTATGATGCGGATAGTGTTTTCTATTATTGATGTGGGAATTATAATAAAATCGCTTGTATTTCAAGCAATGTTTTCTGAATTCGTTTTGTATCAACTCAGATTCATTCTTCTGGTTGAGCTGTGAAATTCCCCGTTGGGTGATTTTGCGGTAGGAAGGGGCAGGCTCGCGTTCTCTTTAAGAGCGCGCGACTCGGCCCCCTGTCGCATATTAAAGGCTTTCCCTGGGCGCGTGCGTCACTACACGCTGGCTGCCGCTccaatttaatttacatttgctCTGTTGCTCGTCCGGAGAACAGCAATGGCGTCTTTAACTCTAGAGCAGCACGTCGATCAGCAGATCTTTATGCAGAAGCTGACGTCGAAcgagaagaagaaaatattaaGGAAATCGTCCAGTGAAATTAAGTCCCCGAGGAGTGCAGTCGCGACAGAGAGTCGTACTGTGGGGACCGGAGCCGCAGTCTTTGGACCTTCAGCATCCTTAAATCATTCTCATCTCCCAGGACACCGCGGGGCGACCGAGAACGCAGTCCGTATGAGTTACGTCGTTGACCATGTTCAGGATCCACGCAATTCATACGTCGTGGTGGCAGACAG
This window contains:
- the ikbke gene encoding inhibitor of nuclear factor kappa-B kinase subunit epsilon isoform X1 encodes the protein MMASTATFLWSMDDVLGQGATASVFKARNKKTGELVAVKVFNISSYTRPYEVQIREFEMLRKLNHVNIVKLFAVEEMHMNAKQKVLVMEFCSGGSLLNVLEEPENAFGLGESEFLVVLQCVVNGMNHLRENAVVHRDIKPGNIMRVVGEDGRSVYKLTDFGAARELEDDEKFVSIYGTEEYLHPDMYERAVLRKPQQKAFGVTVDLWSIGVTFYHAATGSLPFVPFGGPRKNKQMMYRITTEKPVGAIAGVQKVEDGAIEWGYHLPPNCQLSEGLKTQLVPVLANILEADQEKCWGFDQFFAETTGILHRVTVHVFSLQQATAHHIYIHYYNTASIFFKEVQKQTGLVPELQQYMFHGHELLLPPSMQVVSFPPTSPDRPLFLISKQPEKTIGLLRREPAETPPMPTKFDVAADLSFSKATVGVIHQYLRIARSSQKHQELILQGYYSYFENLRMECVQAEHKVSVVNIKLIGCMKSEEKLHKLSQASEELLDLTEDGRKFRQIPESLAVYARRIQEFKNKLDQLHTELSRRAEVLAEDKSTQKMAFLLEKITEVHQQYKKDRSMGKLNYNEEQIHKFEKINLSSNIKKVKLLLREESLQKYRDVLALAGSWTSVLHEIQSQLRDFGNSLLQLVGHLQEYEEQQSKDLDAVLLSFQHGMGRLQITDGRKDKDHMIHRMNRLKEEMESVAQELQYNNSIIESLGSMNTGPGI
- the ikbke gene encoding inhibitor of nuclear factor kappa-B kinase subunit epsilon isoform X2, whose translation is MNHLRENAVVHRDIKPGNIMRVVGEDGRSVYKLTDFGAARELEDDEKFVSIYGTEEYLHPDMYERAVLRKPQQKAFGVTVDLWSIGVTFYHAATGSLPFVPFGGPRKNKQMMYRITTEKPVGAIAGVQKVEDGAIEWGYHLPPNCQLSEGLKTQLVPVLANILEADQEKCWGFDQFFAETTGILHRVTVHVFSLQQATAHHIYIHYYNTASIFFKEVQKQTGLVPELQQYMFHGHELLLPPSMQVVSFPPTSPDRPLFLISKQPEKTIGLLRREPAETPPMPTKFDVAADLSFSKATVGVIHQYLRIARSSQKHQELILQGYYSYFENLRMECVQAEHKVSVVNIKLIGCMKSEEKLHKLSQASEELLDLTEDGRKFRQIPESLAVYARRIQEFKNKLDQLHTELSRRAEVLAEDKSTQKMAFLLEKITEVHQQYKKDRSMGKLNYNEEQIHKFEKINLSSNIKKVKLLLREESLQKYRDVLALAGSWTSVLHEIQSQLRDFGNSLLQLVGHLQEYEEQQSKDLDAVLLSFQHGMGRLQITDGRKDKDHMIHRMNRLKEEMESVAQELQYNNSIIESLGSMNTGPGI